A window of Drosophila santomea strain STO CAGO 1482 chromosome X, Prin_Dsan_1.1, whole genome shotgun sequence genomic DNA:
CTGGAGGTCCTCTCCGGCGAGCGACTGCCCAAGCCCACCAAGGGCAAGATGCGTATCCACTGCCTGGAGAACGTGGACAAGGCGCTGCAGTTCCTGCGCGAACAGCGCGTCCATCTGGAGAATATTGGCTCCCATGACATAGTCGATGGCAATGCTTCCCTCAATTTGGGCCTGATTTGGACCATCATCCTGCGCTTCCAGATCCAGGACATCACCATCGAGGAGGTGGACAACAAGGAGACCAAGTCGGCCAAGGACGCCCTGCTGCTCTGGTGCCAGATGAAGACTGCCGGCTATCACAATGTGAACGTGCGCAACTTCACCACCTCGTGGCGCGATGGCCTGGCCTTCAATGCCATCATCCACAAACACCGTCCGGATTTGGTTCAGTTCGAGAAGCTCTCGAAGACGAACGCCATCCACAACCTGAACAATGCCTTTGACGTGGCCGAGGACAAACTTGGCCTGGCCAAGCTCCTCGATGCCGAGGATGTGTTCGTTGAGCATCCGGATGAGAAGTCCATTATCACCTACGTGGTCACCTACTATCACTACTTCAGCAAACTCAAGCAGGAGACGGTGCAGGGCAAGCGTATCGGCAAGGTGGTTGGCATTGCCATGGAGAACGACAAAATGGTCCACGACTACGAGCACTTCACCAGTGATCTGCTCAAGTGGATCGAAACGACCATCCAGTCGCTGGGCGAGCGGGAGTTCGAAAACTCGCTGGCCGGCGTCCAAGGGCAATTGGCCCAGTTCTCCAACTACCGCACCATCGAGAAGCCGCCCAAGTTCGTCGAAAAGGGCAATCTGGAGGTGCTCCTGTTCACCCTGCAGTCCAAGATGCGGGCCAACAACCAGAAGCCCTACACACCCAAGGAGGGCAAAATGATTTCGGACATCAACAAGGCCTGGGAGCGATTGGAGAAGGCGGAACACGAACGCGAATTGGCCCTGCGCGAGGAGCTCATCCGACAGGAGAAGCTGGAGCAGCTAGCCGCTCGCTTCGACCGCAAGGCGTCCATGCGTGAGACCTGGTTGTCGGAGAATCAACGTCTGGTCAGCCAGGATAACTTCGGCTTCGATCTGGCGGCTGTTGAGGCGGCGGCCAAGAAGCACGAGGCCATCGAAACCGACATCTTCGCCTACGAGGAGCGTGTCCAGGCCGTGGTTGCCGTTTGCGATGAACTGGAATCGGAGCGTTATCACGATGTGAAGCGCATCCTGCTGCGCAAGGACAACGTTATGCGCTTGTGGACCTATCTGCTGGAGCTCCTGAGAGCGCGCCGTATGCGCCTGGAGATCtcgctgcaactgcaacagaaCTTCCAGGAGATGCTTTACATCCTCGACAACATGGAGGAGATCAAGCAGCTGCTGATGACCGACGACTACGGAAAGCATCTGATGGGCGTCGAGGATCTGCTGCAGAAGCACTCACTTGTCGAGGCCGATATCAATATCCTGGGCGAGCGCGTCAAGGTGGTGGTTCAGAACTCGCAGAAGTTCTTGAGCGACGACCCAGAGTCGTACAAACCCTGCGATCCCGAAATCATTGTGTCGCGCGTCCAGCAACTGGAGGATGCCTACGCAGAGTTGGTCCGTTTGGCCGTGGAACGTCGCAGCCGATTGGAGGAGAGCCGCAAACTCTGGCAGTTCTACTGGGACACCGCCGACGAGGAGAACTGGatcaaggagaaggagcagatCGTCTCCACCGACGAGGTGGGTCATGATCTGACCACCGTCAATCTGATGCTCAGCAAGCACAAGGCCCTCGAGTCGGAGATCACGTCGCACGATCCCCAGCTGCAGAATGTGGCCAAGGTCGGGTCGGAGCTGATCACCGAGGGTCACTTTGGTGCCGATCGCATCAAGGATCGATTGAAGGAGATCCTCAGCAAGTGGGACCACCTTCTGGACCTCACCAAGTATCGCCGTCAGCGCTTGGAGAACGCCGTCGAGTACTTCCAGCTGTTTGCCGATGCCGATGATGTCGATAACTGGATGTTGGACACCCTGCGCATTGTTTCCAGCGAGGACGTCGGTCGCGACGAGGCCAACGTACAGTCCCTCCTAAAGAAGCACAAGGACGTGGCCGACGAGTTGAAGAACTACGCCGAAGTGATCGATGCCCTGCACAAACAGGCGGAGAGCCTAAAGCTAAACGAGGCGGAAAAGGCCAATGTGGACAAGCGCCTGGAATCGATCGACAATCGGTACAAGGAGCTCACCGAGCTGGCCAAGCTGCGCAAGCAGCGACTGCTCGACGCACTCAGCCTGTACAAGCTGATGTCCGAAGCGGATGGCGTGGAGCAATGGATCAAGGAGAAGACCAAGATGCTGGACACGATGACTCCTGGCAAGGACATCGAGGATGTGGAGATCATGAAGCACCGCTTCGAGGGCTTCGACAAGGAAATGAACGCCAATGCGTCGCGCGTTGCCGTGGTTAATCAACTGGCCCGCCAGTTGCTCCACGTCGAGCATCCCAACTCCGATGAGATACTGGAGAGGCAGAACCACCTCAACCAGGAGTGGTCTACCCTGCGCGAGAAGGCCGAGGCCAAGATGGATGATCTGAAGTCCGCTCATGGCGTCCAGACCTTCTACATTGAGTGCCGCGAGACCATTTCGTGGATTGAGGACAAGAAGCGCATCCTTACCGAAACCGACAGCCTGGAAATGGATCTGACCGGAGTGATGACCCTGCAGCGTCGCCTCAGCGGCATGGAACGCGACTTGGCCGCCATTCAGGCCAAGCTCTCGAGCTTGGAACGCGAGGCCAACAGCATCGAGGATGAGCATCCTGAGGAGGCCAAGATCATCCGCGAGCGTATTGCCCAGATCGAGTTGATTTGGGAGCAGCTTACCCAGATGCTCAAAGAGCGCGATTCGAAACTGGAGGAGGCCGGCGATCTGCATCGCTTCTTGCGCGATCTCGATCACTTCCAGACTTGGTTGACCAAGACCCAGACAGACGTCGCTTCCGAGGACACTCCCACTTCCCTGCCGGAGGCTGAGAAGCTTCTGAACCAGCATCAATCGATCCGCGAGGAGATTGACAACTACACTGAGGACTACAAGAACATGATGGAGTACGGCGAGCAGCTGACCTCCGAGGGAAGCACCTCAGACGATCCGCAGTACATGTTCCTGAGGGAGCGCCTGAACGCCCTGAAGGATGGCTGGGAGGAGCTGCACCAGATGTGGGAGAACAGGCAGGTGCTGTTGTCGCAGAGCTTGGACCAGCAGCTGTTCAACCGCGATGCCCGCCAGACGGAGGTGTTGCTCAGCCAGCAGGAGCACTTCCTCAGCAAGGACGATACCCCAGTCAACCTGGAGCAGGCTGAGAATCAGCTGAAGCGCCACGAGGCCTTCCTCACTACCATGGAGGCTAACGACGACAAGATCAACACCCTGCTGCAGGTGGCCGACACCCTGGTGGAGAAGGATCACTTCGATGCGGACAAGATTGGCAAGCGTGCGGAGAACATTACCGGACGTCGGGATGACAACCGTCAGCGTGCTCTGGACCAACACGAGAAGCTCAAGAATCAGGTGAAACTGCACGAGTTCCTGCAGGATCTCGAAGAGCTGGCCGAGTGGGTGCAGGAGAAGTATGCCACTTCACAGGACGAGTCGTACAGGAGCGCAAAGACCATCCACTCCAAGTGGACGCGCCATCAGGCCTTCGAGGCGGAGATTGCCGCCAACAAGGAGCGCCTATTCGAGGCAGAGAAGTCCGCCCAGGAGCTGTCCAAGGAGAAGCCCGAGTTCAAGGACGTCATCGAGCCCAAGCTTAAGGAGCTGGCCAAGCAGTTCGACGACCTGGAGGTGCACACCAAGGAGAAGGGCGCCATGCTGTTCGACGCCAACCGCGAGGTGCTTGTCCAGCAGACATGCGACGACATCGACTCCTACATCACCGACCTGGAGAAGCAGATTGTCAGCGGAGACACTGCCAACGATCTGACATCCGTGAACATCCTGATGCAGAAGCAGCAGGTTATCCAGACCCAGATGGCGGTAAAGGCTCGCCAAGTGGAGGAAATCGACAAGCAAACCGAATACCTCCAGAAGACTGTGCCCGAGGAGAAGATCGAACCGATTGTGGTGAAGAAGACGGCCGTGCTCGAGCGCTTCGAGAAGATCAAGGCGCCGCTTCTGGAGCGCCAGAAAGCGTtggagaagaagaaggaggccTTCCAGTTCTGTCGCGATGTCGAGGACGAGAAGCTCTGGATCGACGAGAAGCTGCCGGTGGCCAACTCACCAGATTACGGCAACTCCCTATTCAACGTGCATGTGCTGAAGAAGAAGAACCAGTCGCTGGCCACAGAGATCGACAACCACGAGCCGCGCATCAATGCCATCTGCAACAATGGCCGCAAGCTGATCGACGAGGGCCACGAGGATGCCAAGAAGTTCGAGGCACTGATCAGCGATCTGACCCAGAAGTGGCAGGAGCTCAAGGACGCCATCGAGAACCGACGGAAGCATCTGCTGGAGTCGGAGAAGGTGCAGCAGTACTTCTTCGATGCCCAGGAGGCGGAGTCCTGGATGAGCGAGCAGGAGCTGTACATGATGGTCGAGGATCGCGGCAAGGACGAGATCAGTGCCCAGAACCTGATGAAGAAGCACGAAAACCTGGAGCAATCCGTGGAGGACTACGCCAACACCATTCGCCAGTTGGGCGAGGTGGCGCGTCAGTTCAGCGGGGATGACATCTCCTCCGGCGATGCCGTGGCCGTCAAGCAATCGCAGCTGGATAAGCTCTATGCTGGACTGAAGGATCTGGCTGGCGAGAGGAGGGCTCGCCTCAACGAGGCTCTGCAGCTGTTCATGCTGAGCCGCGAGGTCGACGATCTGGAGCAATGGATCACCGATCGCGAGGTTGTGGCCGGTTCCCAGGAACTGGGCCAGGACTTTGACCACGTCACCCTGCTGTCGGAGCGCTTCAATGAGTTTGCCCGTGACACGGAAGCCGTTGGCGGCGAGCGAGTGGCCAAGGTGAACGGCATTGCCGATAATCTCATCCAGGCCGGACACTCTGATTCCGCCACCATTGCCGAATGGAAGGACAACCTCAACGAATCGTGGCAGGATCTGCTGGAGCTGATCGAGACCCGCACCCAGATGCTGGCCGCTTCCCGGGAGCTGCATAAATTCTTCCACGACTGCAAGGATGTGTTGGGCCGCATCCTGGAGAAGCAGCATGGTGTGTCCGATGAACTGGGACGCGATGCCGGCTCCGTGTCGACGCTGCAGCGCAAGCACTACAACTTCCTGCAAGACCTCACCACCCTATACTCACAAGTGCAGCAGATTCAGGAAGAGTCCGCCAAACTGCAGGACGCCTATGCTGGTGACAAGGCCAAGGAGATCACCAATCGGGAACAGGAGGTGCTCCATGCCTGGGACAATCTTCAGGCGATGTGCGATGCCCGCAAACAGAAACTGGCCGACACCGGCGACTTATTCCGCTTCTTTAACATGGTGCGCATCCTGATGATCTGGATGGAGGACCTCGTCCGTCAAATGAACACGTCAGAGAAGCCGCGCGACGTGTCCGGCGTGGAGCTGCTGATGAACAACCACCAGAGCCTTAAGGCCGAGATCGACACACGGGAGGACAACTTCGGTGCGTGCATCTCGCTGGGCAAGGAGCTGCTCACCCGCAACCACTACGCCTCCGCTGACATCAAGGATCGCCTGATGACGCTGAGCAATAGCCGCAATGCCCTGCTTCGCCGCTGGGAGGAGCGCTGGGAGAATCTCCAGCTGAGTGAGTAAAACTCTATATTTAAAAGGTACGCCCTGGTTAATCACCGATTTTCCATTGTATTCGTATAGTCCTGGAGGTGTACCAGTTCGCCAGAGACGCTGCCGTGGCCGAGGCCTGGCTGATCGCCCAGGAGCCTTACCTGCTCTCCTCGGAGCTGGGCCACACAATCGACGAGGTCGAGAACCTGATTAAGAAGCACGAGGCCTTTGAAAAGTCTGCCGCCGCCCAAGAGGAGCGCTTCAGTGCTCTTGAGCGTTTGACAACAGTGAGTGCTTGCTTgcgaatatatttttagtataGCCCATAACATTTAAACGTCCATTTTCGCTTTCAGTTTGAGCTTAAGGAAATGAAGAGGCGCCAGGAgctggcggaggaggcggagcGACAACGCATtaaggaggagcaggaggccAAGGCCGCCTCAGAGGCGGCGGAACAGGCCAAACGAGAGGCTGAGCGACGCGACGACGTGGATGTTGGAGCCTCGCACGACGATTCAGGTATGAAGTATAAACTGTTACTTGGTATATATAGGATTGTTGAAAATAATACAGCAACATACATTATTAATATAACAATAGCATTCAACATTTGTTGAATACAGCTTGAacattttgtgtgtttattttcaaGAATACTGTATCATAGTCCAGTTGTCCTTTGCCATATCCGCAACCaaatccatatccacatccacatccctCCCAGCCGCAGTGTCAAGATCCCAGTCAAGATAGCACTCAAGATCCTGCTGCAAATCTCGTCTAACCAAAATCTCTCTTAACGTTTTCTGTCATTCAATCATGCCTacttaaccaaactcaaacCAATCTCATCTTGCCACGGATTAACCAACTAACCAATCAACTTAAACCCATGAAGCGGCCAAAGACACGGCCGTCGAGTTCGAGCGCGTTGTCGAGATCCAAACAGGTATAAAGCATCATTATGTAGGCGCAGATCCATGTCCTTTCGCATCTATGTGATCCCATGGAGCTTATTCATTTCGCttgcgtttatttttaatgttgAAAACCCCCTGGCAATGAAACTATTAACTAATAATTTTCTTGTCTGTTTCCTAGAACGAGGTGCAACCCCCGGCGCCGGCGAGGGACACGAAGGCTATGTGACACGAAAACACGAGTGGGACTCGACCACCAAAAAGGCCTCCAACCGATCTTGGGACAAGGTAAGGTCATTTCCATTTAACTAATGGATATAAAAGCATTTTGCAAGAATGCTTAAAAGAGTTCAACATTAAAAAGTTTGCATTTATCATCCATAAACCCTTTTTGTTTCTCAGGTATACATGGCTGCCAGGGCCGGACGCATTTCTTTCTACAAAGATCAGAAGGGTTATAAGAGTAATCCCGAATTGACCTTCCGCGGTGAGCCCAGCTACGATCTGCAAAACGCTGCCATTGAAATTGCCAGTGATTACACCAAGAAGAAGCACGTTCTGCGAGTCAAGTGAGTAGCAAAAATATTATCCATATTGTGTATACCCATTTACTTATCGGATATACTTTCTATATATTCGCTTCATACAGGCTCGCCAACGGAGCCTTATTCTTGCTGCAGGCCCATGACGACACCGAGATGTCCCAGTGGGTGACCTCCCTGAAAGCCCAGAGCGATTCGACAGCGGTGGCCGCCAGCAGATCCCAGACTCTGCCCGCCACCTCACAAAAGGACGAACCAAAGCGCAGATCGTTTTTTACTTTAAAGAAAAAGTAAACTAACAGCCGTAACGCAACCATAAGCAAGAGCAgctaattaaaacaaataacaaataatatgATGACAAATGatataatacaaaatacaaaacgaCAACAAATTATACAGCAAAAATTAAGAAgaagcaaatatatatttttttttcatatatttaaacttatttcgtaatgagaaaaaaacaaaaaaaccgaCAAAAACTTGCAAGAGAGAAGAACGAGCAAAACGTAAACAATTATTATGCTTATCAAATTTGCACGATAAATACTGCTATTATGATTAAACGTATgtatcttatttatttaaacaaatacaaagtaatataaagataaaaaaaaaatacaaaaaacatacaaaaaatttgAGGAAACCAACTCGTGTATGCATTTCAATGTATTCGataaataaacgaaatatTCCTTTAAAGTACACCAATTGCCGGCGAATTGATCAATTACCGCTATCGCTTATTGATTTTGGCAATCGAAGTGCAATTTATTGTGAAGGTTTCTTGATtgctatttttaaatgaattaagtTTGAAATTCCGGCAAAATATTCGTCGGATTTGGGGATGATCTACTGGTATCTATTGGCTCTTTTTCGTTGGAATAGTGGATCTAGACTTAATTATCAGACTGATCAGCCGATTGAAGGGAATCTCGAAGAACACCGTCATTACAATGGCCAAAAGGTAGCACACCACCGAACAGGAGATGGTCAGCATTATctagaagaaaaaaaatagttaattaattatatggATCCCTATTAACATAGTTACAGAACTCACTATCATGGTGTTGTCCGGTTTAACATCATTGTTGAAGGAGTGGTAGAAGTACATGATGACAATGGGATTCAGCAGGTAGATGGCGTAGGTGAACTTGCTGATCCGCTGCACCAGCTCCGACTGCAGGAGCGCCAGCAGCCAGCGCGTAGGAGCATATGAGTCGCTGTTGTCCGACTTGGTGCCGCAGATGATGAGATGGCTGGCCGACGTGGTCACCACAACCCGCAGAATGACCATGAATGTGACAATAATACTGGTGGCTGGCAGCTCATCCATGGCCACCTGACTTGTCAGCCAGCCAATGCCCACAATGGCCAACAATCTGACCCACCAATTTGGCATTACCAAATCGAAGGGAGTGCGCGTACCCTTGACGTGGGAGTAGGCATAGGAGCCACCAATTATGTAGGCGAGCATGCGGATGAACGGGCTCATGTACGACCACTCGTTGGTGTGGAATAGCTGCTCGAAATTGGAGCCCACCTCCTTGATCTCCATCATGACAATCGACATCAAGGCGCTGaacaccagcagcagatgGATTAACCACCTGACCACATTTGGGTGCTTGGTGTGCGTgaagagcagcagcatcgcCATCATGTGCAGCTGCATGTCGCAGCCCAGCGACCAGGTCCACGATCCGCACATCACCTGAATGGGAAACA
This region includes:
- the LOC120457051 gene encoding spectrin beta chain isoform X2 encodes the protein MTTDISIVRWDPSQGPGNEYIDEYEYDGGNSSSRLFERSRIKALAEERESVQKKTFTKWVNSHLCRVNCRIADLYVDMRDGKHLIKLLEVLSGERLPKPTKGKMRIHCLENVDKALQFLREQRVHLENIGSHDIVDGNASLNLGLIWTIILRFQIQDITIEEVDNKETKSAKDALLLWCQMKTAGYHNVNVRNFTTSWRDGLAFNAIIHKHRPDLVQFEKLSKTNAIHNLNNAFDVAEDKLGLAKLLDAEDVFVEHPDEKSIITYVVTYYHYFSKLKQETVQGKRIGKVVGIAMENDKMVHDYEHFTSDLLKWIETTIQSLGEREFENSLAGVQGQLAQFSNYRTIEKPPKFVEKGNLEVLLFTLQSKMRANNQKPYTPKEGKMISDINKAWERLEKAEHERELALREELIRQEKLEQLAARFDRKASMRETWLSENQRLVSQDNFGFDLAAVEAAAKKHEAIETDIFAYEERVQAVVAVCDELESERYHDVKRILLRKDNVMRLWTYLLELLRARRMRLEISLQLQQNFQEMLYILDNMEEIKQLLMTDDYGKHLMGVEDLLQKHSLVEADINILGERVKVVVQNSQKFLSDDPESYKPCDPEIIVSRVQQLEDAYAELVRLAVERRSRLEESRKLWQFYWDTADEENWIKEKEQIVSTDEVGHDLTTVNLMLSKHKALESEITSHDPQLQNVAKVGSELITEGHFGADRIKDRLKEILSKWDHLLDLTKYRRQRLENAVEYFQLFADADDVDNWMLDTLRIVSSEDVGRDEANVQSLLKKHKDVADELKNYAEVIDALHKQAESLKLNEAEKANVDKRLESIDNRYKELTELAKLRKQRLLDALSLYKLMSEADGVEQWIKEKTKMLDTMTPGKDIEDVEIMKHRFEGFDKEMNANASRVAVVNQLARQLLHVEHPNSDEILERQNHLNQEWSTLREKAEAKMDDLKSAHGVQTFYIECRETISWIEDKKRILTETDSLEMDLTGVMTLQRRLSGMERDLAAIQAKLSSLEREANSIEDEHPEEAKIIRERIAQIELIWEQLTQMLKERDSKLEEAGDLHRFLRDLDHFQTWLTKTQTDVASEDTPTSLPEAEKLLNQHQSIREEIDNYTEDYKNMMEYGEQLTSEGSTSDDPQYMFLRERLNALKDGWEELHQMWENRQVLLSQSLDQQLFNRDARQTEVLLSQQEHFLSKDDTPVNLEQAENQLKRHEAFLTTMEANDDKINTLLQVADTLVEKDHFDADKIGKRAENITGRRDDNRQRALDQHEKLKNQVKLHEFLQDLEELAEWVQEKYATSQDESYRSAKTIHSKWTRHQAFEAEIAANKERLFEAEKSAQELSKEKPEFKDVIEPKLKELAKQFDDLEVHTKEKGAMLFDANREVLVQQTCDDIDSYITDLEKQIVSGDTANDLTSVNILMQKQQVIQTQMAVKARQVEEIDKQTEYLQKTVPEEKIEPIVVKKTAVLERFEKIKAPLLERQKALEKKKEAFQFCRDVEDEKLWIDEKLPVANSPDYGNSLFNVHVLKKKNQSLATEIDNHEPRINAICNNGRKLIDEGHEDAKKFEALISDLTQKWQELKDAIENRRKHLLESEKVQQYFFDAQEAESWMSEQELYMMVEDRGKDEISAQNLMKKHENLEQSVEDYANTIRQLGEVARQFSGDDISSGDAVAVKQSQLDKLYAGLKDLAGERRARLNEALQLFMLSREVDDLEQWITDREVVAGSQELGQDFDHVTLLSERFNEFARDTEAVGGERVAKVNGIADNLIQAGHSDSATIAEWKDNLNESWQDLLELIETRTQMLAASRELHKFFHDCKDVLGRILEKQHGVSDELGRDAGSVSTLQRKHYNFLQDLTTLYSQVQQIQEESAKLQDAYAGDKAKEITNREQEVLHAWDNLQAMCDARKQKLADTGDLFRFFNMVRILMIWMEDLVRQMNTSEKPRDVSGVELLMNNHQSLKAEIDTREDNFGACISLGKELLTRNHYASADIKDRLMTLSNSRNALLRRWEERWENLQLILEVYQFARDAAVAEAWLIAQEPYLLSSELGHTIDEVENLIKKHEAFEKSAAAQEERFSALERLTTFELKEMKRRQELAEEAERQRIKEEQEAKAASEAAEQAKREAERRDDVDVGASHDDSERGATPGAGEGHEGYVTRKHEWDSTTKKASNRSWDKVYMAARAGRISFYKDQKGYKSNPELTFRGEPSYDLQNAAIEIASDYTKKKHVLRVKLANGALFLLQAHDDTEMSQWVTSLKAQSDSTAVAASRSQTLPATSQKDEPKRRSFFTLKKK
- the LOC120457051 gene encoding spectrin beta chain isoform X1, whose protein sequence is MTTDISIVRWDPSQGPGNEYIDEYEYDGGNSSSRLFERSRIKALAEERESVQKKTFTKWVNSHLCRVNCRIADLYVDMRDGKHLIKLLEVLSGERLPKPTKGKMRIHCLENVDKALQFLREQRVHLENIGSHDIVDGNASLNLGLIWTIILRFQIQDITIEEVDNKETKSAKDALLLWCQMKTAGYHNVNVRNFTTSWRDGLAFNAIIHKHRPDLVQFEKLSKTNAIHNLNNAFDVAEDKLGLAKLLDAEDVFVEHPDEKSIITYVVTYYHYFSKLKQETVQGKRIGKVVGIAMENDKMVHDYEHFTSDLLKWIETTIQSLGEREFENSLAGVQGQLAQFSNYRTIEKPPKFVEKGNLEVLLFTLQSKMRANNQKPYTPKEGKMISDINKAWERLEKAEHERELALREELIRQEKLEQLAARFDRKASMRETWLSENQRLVSQDNFGFDLAAVEAAAKKHEAIETDIFAYEERVQAVVAVCDELESERYHDVKRILLRKDNVMRLWTYLLELLRARRMRLEISLQLQQNFQEMLYILDNMEEIKQLLMTDDYGKHLMGVEDLLQKHSLVEADINILGERVKVVVQNSQKFLSDDPESYKPCDPEIIVSRVQQLEDAYAELVRLAVERRSRLEESRKLWQFYWDTADEENWIKEKEQIVSTDEVGHDLTTVNLMLSKHKALESEITSHDPQLQNVAKVGSELITEGHFGADRIKDRLKEILSKWDHLLDLTKYRRQRLENAVEYFQLFADADDVDNWMLDTLRIVSSEDVGRDEANVQSLLKKHKDVADELKNYAEVIDALHKQAESLKLNEAEKANVDKRLESIDNRYKELTELAKLRKQRLLDALSLYKLMSEADGVEQWIKEKTKMLDTMTPGKDIEDVEIMKHRFEGFDKEMNANASRVAVVNQLARQLLHVEHPNSDEILERQNHLNQEWSTLREKAEAKMDDLKSAHGVQTFYIECRETISWIEDKKRILTETDSLEMDLTGVMTLQRRLSGMERDLAAIQAKLSSLEREANSIEDEHPEEAKIIRERIAQIELIWEQLTQMLKERDSKLEEAGDLHRFLRDLDHFQTWLTKTQTDVASEDTPTSLPEAEKLLNQHQSIREEIDNYTEDYKNMMEYGEQLTSEGSTSDDPQYMFLRERLNALKDGWEELHQMWENRQVLLSQSLDQQLFNRDARQTEVLLSQQEHFLSKDDTPVNLEQAENQLKRHEAFLTTMEANDDKINTLLQVADTLVEKDHFDADKIGKRAENITGRRDDNRQRALDQHEKLKNQVKLHEFLQDLEELAEWVQEKYATSQDESYRSAKTIHSKWTRHQAFEAEIAANKERLFEAEKSAQELSKEKPEFKDVIEPKLKELAKQFDDLEVHTKEKGAMLFDANREVLVQQTCDDIDSYITDLEKQIVSGDTANDLTSVNILMQKQQVIQTQMAVKARQVEEIDKQTEYLQKTVPEEKIEPIVVKKTAVLERFEKIKAPLLERQKALEKKKEAFQFCRDVEDEKLWIDEKLPVANSPDYGNSLFNVHVLKKKNQSLATEIDNHEPRINAICNNGRKLIDEGHEDAKKFEALISDLTQKWQELKDAIENRRKHLLESEKVQQYFFDAQEAESWMSEQELYMMVEDRGKDEISAQNLMKKHENLEQSVEDYANTIRQLGEVARQFSGDDISSGDAVAVKQSQLDKLYAGLKDLAGERRARLNEALQLFMLSREVDDLEQWITDREVVAGSQELGQDFDHVTLLSERFNEFARDTEAVGGERVAKVNGIADNLIQAGHSDSATIAEWKDNLNESWQDLLELIETRTQMLAASRELHKFFHDCKDVLGRILEKQHGVSDELGRDAGSVSTLQRKHYNFLQDLTTLYSQVQQIQEESAKLQDAYAGDKAKEITNREQEVLHAWDNLQAMCDARKQKLADTGDLFRFFNMVRILMIWMEDLVRQMNTSEKPRDVSGVELLMNNHQSLKAEIDTREDNFGACISLGKELLTRNHYASADIKDRLMTLSNSRNALLRRWEERWENLQLILEVYQFARDAAVAEAWLIAQEPYLLSSELGHTIDEVENLIKKHEAFEKSAAAQEERFSALERLTTFELKEMKRRQELAEEAERQRIKEEQEAKAASEAAEQAKREAERRDDVDVGASHDDSAAKDTAVEFERVVEIQTERGATPGAGEGHEGYVTRKHEWDSTTKKASNRSWDKVYMAARAGRISFYKDQKGYKSNPELTFRGEPSYDLQNAAIEIASDYTKKKHVLRVKLANGALFLLQAHDDTEMSQWVTSLKAQSDSTAVAASRSQTLPATSQKDEPKRRSFFTLKKK